CACCAAAATAAGCTAAAATCAGCTATATGACATTAAAGTGTTTCAATATTTCAACTAGGAAACTATGTTCCCTGTGTTTAGACCTATATTCAATTATTAGAGAATTGTTCAAGAGCAATAAAAAATAAGGATCCAACTAAGAAAGATAACGAACACATGCATATGAGATATTGTGGTGCATGTAAGTGAAATAAGTCGTAATAATCACCGACAAAACGCGTTAACACTTATTTTTGATCCTTATAAAACGAGTCTAAATgtattccttcttcttcaagcaatCACTTGTGAGTTCAAAGCTTTTCAAACCTCTTTGTTTCATCAAGAAAGATATATCCTTATCTAAACAATTTTTGGAGATGAAGGGAAAATATTTGGTAGCGGTTATTCTCTTGGTTGGTACGTTAAGTGTGGGGATGTGTTCCAACGGTTGGATAAGGGCTCATGCAACGTATTATGGTGTTAATGATAGCCCTGCTTCACTTGGTAAATAACACtcttactttaatttttttttgttactttagtttttgtattgtaattaaatataattttgtaaaacaattttatAGGAGGAGCTTGTGGGTATGACAATCCTTACCACGCCGGATTTGGAGCCCACACAGCGGCGCTAAGCGGTGCGCTATTCAAAAGCGGTGAGTCATGTGGTGGATGCTACCAGGTGAGGTGCGACTTTCCGGCAGATCCTAAGTGGTGTCTCCGAGGAGCTGCCGTGACGGTGACGGCTACAAACTTTTGTCCGTCGAACAACAATAATGGTTGGTGCAATCTCCCTCGCCATCACTTTGACATGTCCTCGCCCGCCTTCTTCCGCATTGCCCGTCGCGGCAATGAAGGCATTGTTCCCGTCTTCTATCGCCGGTAACGTATTCAAAATATCCAATGCTATAAGAGTTTATTTACTAATACTgtgtttatatttaaatatcaaactatatagtattataccatctataaataaataatcctAAACTGAATACTCTTATTTTGCTCAAACCTTAAAAAGCTCGTAATGATTAAATCTTAAAAACCTTATAGGGTGGGATGCAAAAGAAGAGGAGGCGTTAGGTTTACTATGAGAGGGCAAGGTAACTTCAATATGGTAATGATCTCAAACGTTGGCGGTGGCGGCTCGGTGAGAGCGGTAGCGGTAAGGGGCTCAAACGGAAAAACTTGGCTTCAGATGACCCGTAATTGGGGTGCTAACTGGCAGAGCTCCGGCGATCTCCGGGGACAAAGGCTCTCCTTCAGAGTAACTCTTATTGACCGTAAAAGTTTGACGTTTTTGAACGTTGTCCCTTCTTCTTGGTGGTTTGGCCAAACCTTCTCTTCTCGAGGACGCCAATTTGTCTGAATATCATGCTCTGGTTAACACAACAACATTTCATTGTTTTACGGAATGAGGCTGATTTCAATTGTTTGCTTATTTATGAACTTGCCCTTGTTTTAATTGGGcaatgttcttttctttttctttttcttgctaaataatttcaatcatgcttaattttatttaaccaAGTGGATTTTCTCATTTATGTATGAAGCATTCTCGACAAGTTAAAAGAGTTTTGCtaaagctatatatattaatggaaataacatttttataagtTCATTTGTCAATTGAATTATCAAAGCTAATTATCATGAAAAGACTATTATCAGATCAAAGCTTCACTAAACACAGATTAATGTAATACTATGTTACATGCTTTTAGTTGAACTTGAAAATAACCACATTGTGGTCAGTCTCTCTACACGACGAGTACACGTAACCTGAAATAATTcgcaccttttttttttgtcagtgaAATAATTCTTTCCTACagaaagattaaaaaagaaatataaaaatatacgaAATTCAAAgcaataaatatacaaaaagaaaattgaaaaaaacaaggTGCTGCTGGCCCAtgctttttcagtttttctGCTACCTTTTCCTCTATTATCCGAGGGTTGATTTttcaaatacataataaatatactaaatattttttttttgttcacccaAACAttcattaaaacttaaaaaccaaCTTGTCcattactaaataatttaatatagaaaGTTATGaggttaataaaaaattgaaccAACTTGCAAGAATTTGTTTTgaggtttaattaaaaaatagagcTACAATATTTTCCTCGCAACCATGAAGGTTTCACACCACATTCAGCTACGTATCACACCATTCACCACACCAGACTGATGTAagcttttaataatttttaatactatCATCacaaagcttttttctttttgtcatcaATTTTTACACCATAACTCTGGtccttttttaattaatgttttaataataatataacaaagaaaaaaaggggaATCATTGTTATTTTTGAATGAAGTGGATGGCGTTACACAGTTGCAGATCTCACAGTGAgaataagaacaagaaaagcTTGTTTTTAAATCTAATACAAAAGCACAGGAAgaacaaagatttttttaaaaatgggttAATTAAGGAACCAAACTCTTATTAAAAATGGTCAAAAAACCACAAAGCCCATCAGAACCACCAGACATGGATTCTTTTCATGTTCCACGGATGATAGATTGAACAGAAaccatttaattttatcttttacccaaaaagaaaaaaaaaaatcacttttttaATAACACAAATAGAAAATGACATAAATACCCTCCTACTGGTTTCACACTCTTTTCTTGAACAATGGaacacagagaaagagagagaagagagaagacagACACTCTTTTAGTCTTCTTTAGTAAAGGTGCTCGTTCTCTCTGTGTTCTCTCCaaaattcctttttttcttgGACTTGAGGGTTTCTGAAGAAACATAGCTGTGGCCAAAGATGAGAGGACCTTTGGGAGCTGTGATTGGAAGATATACTTCAAGTGATGGGAGTGTTGCAAATGATGGGATCATCAAACACAATAGAAAGTGTAGAGATATTACGTTTCTCGTCATCTTCATTGCCTTTTGGGTTTCAATGATTGTCAATTCCAGCTTTGGTTTCAACCAAGGTAACCCATTAAGGtaaagatttgatggatttttcAATTAACCTCTTTGTACAATATAAAAGCctagtctttttgtttttgttcgtCTGTTTCCTCCTAAACCCTCAAATGGGGTTTTCAATTCTTCCTCTATGTTTTGCTAGTCTTGGCTTATTATACGCTAAAGCTTGTACCTTTATAGTACTATTTGTAGAGTAAAGtagagatttttcttcttcttcttggtgttcTTTAGAAAAGAGATTTGGTGTGTTGCATAATCCTGATTGTGGAAAGCCTAAAACCTTATTCATTATCCAGTTGCGTTAATTGTCCCATGATTGTGTTATGTTAATCAAAATCGTTAGTGGTGATGTCTTATATGAATTGTTCTTGCAGACTCACATATGGATTGGACTATGAAGGGAATGTGTGTGGTAGCAAGCACCGTCACCGTGACCTTACTCAACTTGAGCTTAGGTATTGGGTGAACCCTAACCAAGTTTATGAAAGTGGTTTGAAAGATGGGGAACTCAAATTGGCTAATGCCAGAACTGTTTGTCTCTTGGATTGTCCTGCACCCTCTGATGATACTCTCAACTGGGTCTGTGATTATCCTGATGGAGAGATTCGTCTCAAGATGAATGATTGGATCGACAGGAATTACGATTACTTTGAGTTTCTTACTCCGGAAATGAGGAATTCATCTCTTCAGCTTCAGGGTCCTTGTTACCCTGTAATCTTCCCTAGTGTGAATGGTAAGAGTGCATTTTTTTATATGCACAAAGCCTAGTCtttatttactttctattaCTTATGTGTAACAAGGTTTCTTCTTTAGTTTATTGGAGCTGCCAATATATTGCTCGTGCTTCAAATTCATCCTTGCGCCACTGGCAGCAGATGGGTGGTGTGAATATTCAAGAGGACATGATCATAGACAAATCGATTCGAAGGTCAATGAATTCTCGAGCCTCAGTTCTAAAGGTTAGAATTATCCTCATCTCTATTAAATTGTAaacattttcttgtaaaatGATGAGTTTGAAGAATGCTTCTAAGCTTATGTTGGTTGTGTAATCGCAGCGTTATGTAGCTGACATTGGGAAGTCATGGCCAGTATTGATCGTTTGTGGAGGCCTTGTCCCACTGTTTCTATCCATTATTTGGCTGCTTCTAATTCGACATTTTGTTGCCGCCATGCCATGGATAACTGTTGTCCTTTTCAACATGCTCTTAATATCAGTAACAATATTCTATTACTTAAAAGGTTGATTAAGAAATCAAACTTCCCTTCTCTGTCTCTATCTCTGTGTTTCAAATTCATATATGCTTATTCAGCTTTTTGTATCCTTTGTAGCTGGATGGATAGGAAATGATGCTGTAACACCTATCATTGGTGAGCATGACCCATACTTTCATGTGTATGGTCGAGTAAGTTAACACTTCTGCGTTATGCTGCTTTCAAATTCTCTATATTATAAGACCATTAGTCCCATTCTTTTCCCAAGCTTATTTGCGTTTGCTTGTTCCTAGGAGCTGACTCATGTCCGTGGAGTTGCCATTCTGATGACTTTTATCTCAATTGTTGCTATCCTCACTTCAATCGCCATCATCCGCCGAATTCTAATGGCAACATCAGTCCTCAAGGCGAGTATAATAACTTTCTTAGTAGTTTGGTTGCTAGTTTGGATTTTGCTAGAGAGGTCAATGTGTTGTGTACTTGTGAAATCCAGGTAGCTGCTAAGGTAATTGGAGAAGTTCAAGCGCTGATTATATTTCCAGCTATACCGTTCGCAATGCTTGCGATATTCTATATGTTCTGGATATCAGCGGCTCTCCATCTGTTCAGTTCTGGTCAAGTTGTTCAGAACAACTGCAACAACACTAACTGCTGTGCGTATGATCTCGTGTTAAAGAAAGTGAATTGTGACCGTTGTTGCGGTTACAGCATACGTTACACTCCCCATATCACTATTGCTATATTCTTCCACCTGTTTGGTTGCTATTGGGCCACGCAGTTTTTCATTGCATCTTCCGCCACTGTGATTGCTGGCTCTGTTGCTTCATATTATTGGGCTCAAGGGGAAGCATCGGTAAGCTAACATTTCTGAGCAAAATATATGGAAACTTTCGATTATTAGTATTGTCTTGATTGGGGTTTTATGGCTGAGCAATGCAGCCAGAGATACCGTTTCTTCCTGTGTTCGCCTCAATGAAGCGGCTTGCACGCTACAACCTAGGATCTGTGGCTCTTGGTTCACTCATTGTCTCTTTTGTGGAGTCTGTTCGATTCATTCTCGAAGCTATTCGTCGTAGAACAAAAGTTAGCGGGGCCACACCTGATCACTGGTTTTGGAGAATGGCTCATTACACTTCACGTGGCTGTCTCAAAACCGTGGAGTGGACCATCAAATCAGTTAACCGTAATGCCTACATAATGGTAATAAAGAATCTCCTCCTTTTAGCAAAACGAAGCCCATTTCTTTGAACCATTTCTTGATAAATTGTCTGTATCTCGGTGTCTTTTCAGATTGCTATAACAGGGAAAAGCTTCTGCAAATCGTCTGCAATTGCGACAGAGTTGATCATGAGCAACATTCTGAGGATAGGGAAAGTTAATGTGATAGGAGATGTTATATTGTTTCTAGGAAAGCTTTGTGTGAGTCTCTTCAGTGCTCTCTTTGGATTCTTGATGTTGGATTCACACAAGTATCGGTCTTCTCACAACAAAGTCTCATCCCCGCTATTACCTGTTTTGGTAAAACATTTTCCTTACCCTCTAAACTCGATTATAAATACAGAGACGGATGTTTTTTGAGCTTGATTAGGTTTGCTCGTCACTCTTTGCACAGGCATGTTGGGCTTTGGGGTATACTGTGGCGACACTTTTCTTTGCGGTGGTTGAGATGTCGATAGACACAATCATTCTCTCCTTTTGTCAAGACTCAGAGGATAATCAAGGGAATGCTCAGCATGCGCCACCTCTTCTGCTTGAAACTTTAGATAGCAATCAGGAGGAAGAGGTTCAGAGACTTACCCACTGATAGATCCATACTGtataagttttgtttcttctttggttgGCCGGTTTATATGGTTTTGAAGATGGAATATTTTATCTCTAAAACATTATAAGAATATTGTAATGTCAGATGGCTTTGATAATTCTTCGATTCTGAAACCAAAAATCATAAGTTTTGCAAAATGCCTCTTTGTTTGGTTACAATTAGACATCTATAGAATGAAGCAAAGAATTTGATCCTTGTTATTTCTTGGCAAAAGTCAATTTCTTGGGGTCAATCTCGTCAACACGAATCATCATCACAAGGCCATTATCTTCTTCAGTCCAACCAATGGATTCTCCCTCCAGCAGCTTTACGATATGCtaagaaaacaacataaatagaagcaacttcaattttttttcagagTGAAGACAGTTCTAAACAGATGCAAACAGATGAGTAAAAGTAGTACCTTCCGTTTGCTTTTGAAATCTTCGTTCTTGTCACCCAATGTGACTCTGAGGTACTTGAAAGCTACATCAGAAATAGAATACAAACTCATCAAACAAACtagatttgtttctgtttaaaGAGAGGGAGGGATTTAAAACCTTACATGAAATGCCAGAGAAGTAAATAAGTTGGCGCTTGAGAAGACGAAGAGCTTCCTTTGCTTGGTGTTCGTTCACATTCACTGTCACTACCTCGTCTTCCTTGCAAGTCGAACCATCATCTTCCCTACAAGCatggttttgaattttatcaACTATTCTTGCCAATTGAGTATACAGCAGAAAATGACAGTAAACGACTGATAATAAATGGACTTAGAAATTAACAGACTTCACTTCAATCATCTTTGCTACAGATTTGTCATCCGCTTCTCGAGCTTTTTGTCCGAAAAAGTGTCCCTATGTATTGTAGAAGACATCGATAGTTGTTATATAGAACACATGAAAGACATTGATCACTTTGGACCAAAAAATTACTTTCCAAATGTACCTTCTCCACGAGTCTGCGTGCTCGCTCAGGTTCTCCTTTGAAGAATGCTTCTGCAGCCTGCCAAAGAGGACAAGGTTTTAGTTATGCAACCATCACATCATGGCAGTCATACATTGAATATACATAGCAGGGTATTAGGAAACTGAATCCTTATCATCTCAAAGGCTTACAGCTCCGTAATATTCTTTCATCTGATTCCAATACTCATGTACTGCTTTACGATGTGCCTTAAAttcattttcatcatcttcatctatcAAAGGAGAAAATTGATAGTTGAGAAACTCTTGAGAAACGAGAGAATAAACTCAAATAAACGTACATGTAAGACGATGACAAGGTTACCTTCTTTAGATGTATGTGACGATCGTTTCATAGCAACTACTCTCTCTTGAAAAGGCTCTTCCAGAGGTTTAAAAACAGGACGACCAGTAACTCTTGCCCTCCTTTCTCCAAATCTtcgagttaattttttttcttcttcctcatatcTTTCCGCACCTGAGAACAAAGCTTCTAAAACCTCCTTTTCAAGACCAGTTTTGTCACTGCCTCCTTCCTGTGAACCAGAAAAGGTTCTTGCACCGTCACTGCATCATAACAAAAAGCAATTTGAAtaggaaaaatatcaaaaggaTTCCCAAGGGAAGGGTTTGATACAGAGATTGACTAGAAAAAGCGTGCCTCTGACAAAAATCTTGCAGTTCCACTTGGTTGCAGGATGTAGATCCCCGTCTTTGTGGATCAACTTTTGGCATCTTTAAGAAGAGGGGATCAAACCAACAGAGTCAGACTTAGAAGAAGACATTATTCTATAACGAAGACCAAACTGAGTCATAGCAAAAGCTCACAACTTCATTGGAAATTCCACCATCAGCATACTTCTTGGTATCAGACAAGTCAAGCAGTTTCTCCGTACTCTGCAATGTAATAAAGAATATAGTGTGGatgcctaaaaaaaaaaatc
The Camelina sativa cultivar DH55 chromosome 15, Cs, whole genome shotgun sequence DNA segment above includes these coding regions:
- the LOC104745843 gene encoding expansin-A12, producing MYSFFFKQSLVSSKLFKPLCFIKKDISLSKQFLEMKGKYLVAVILLVGTLSVGMCSNGWIRAHATYYGVNDSPASLGGACGYDNPYHAGFGAHTAALSGALFKSGESCGGCYQVRCDFPADPKWCLRGAAVTVTATNFCPSNNNNGWCNLPRHHFDMSSPAFFRIARRGNEGIVPVFYRRVGCKRRGGVRFTMRGQGNFNMVMISNVGGGGSVRAVAVRGSNGKTWLQMTRNWGANWQSSGDLRGQRLSFRVTLIDRKSLTFLNVVPSSWWFGQTFSSRGRQFV
- the LOC104745845 gene encoding choline transporter-like protein 2, with the protein product MRGPLGAVIGRYTSSDGSVANDGIIKHNRKCRDITFLVIFIAFWVSMIVNSSFGFNQGNPLRLTYGLDYEGNVCGSKHRHRDLTQLELRYWVNPNQVYESGLKDGELKLANARTVCLLDCPAPSDDTLNWVCDYPDGEIRLKMNDWIDRNYDYFEFLTPEMRNSSLQLQGPCYPVIFPSVNVYWSCQYIARASNSSLRHWQQMGGVNIQEDMIIDKSIRRSMNSRASVLKRYVADIGKSWPVLIVCGGLVPLFLSIIWLLLIRHFVAAMPWITVVLFNMLLISVTIFYYLKAGWIGNDAVTPIIGEHDPYFHVYGRELTHVRGVAILMTFISIVAILTSIAIIRRILMATSVLKVAAKVIGEVQALIIFPAIPFAMLAIFYMFWISAALHLFSSGQVVQNNCNNTNCCAYDLVLKKVNCDRCCGYSIRYTPHITIAIFFHLFGCYWATQFFIASSATVIAGSVASYYWAQGEASPEIPFLPVFASMKRLARYNLGSVALGSLIVSFVESVRFILEAIRRRTKVSGATPDHWFWRMAHYTSRGCLKTVEWTIKSVNRNAYIMIAITGKSFCKSSAIATELIMSNILRIGKVNVIGDVILFLGKLCVSLFSALFGFLMLDSHKYRSSHNKVSSPLLPVLACWALGYTVATLFFAVVEMSIDTIILSFCQDSEDNQGNAQHAPPLLLETLDSNQEEEVQRLTH
- the LOC104745844 gene encoding putative nuclear RNA export factor SDE5 isoform X3, which produces MSLSTEKLLDLSDTKKYADGGISNEVMPKVDPQRRGSTSCNQVELQDFCQSDGARTFSGSQEGGSDKTGLEKEVLEALFSGAERYEEEEKKLTRRFGERRARVTGRPVFKPLEEPFQERVVAMKRSSHTSKEDEDDENEFKAHRKAVHEYWNQMKEYYGAAAEAFFKGEPERARRLVEKGHFFGQKAREADDKSVAKMIEVKEDDGSTCKEDEVVTVNVNEHQAKEALRLLKRQLIYFSGISSFKYLRVTLGDKNEDFKSKRKHIVKLLEGESIGWTEEDNGLVMMIRVDEIDPKKLTFAKK
- the LOC104745844 gene encoding putative nuclear RNA export factor SDE5 isoform X1 encodes the protein MSMVASSSHSDPDSRSFQVLLEAFSSRFSLDDITTAYYQASQNVNVAGEILFAMTEKTPQSDQVEIEKATSKPTQVYVPKEIRRQEDSKAKIWRPKKTSVSGGTVSSFIGKEYARTRPISNAPRETTKPMKIDSRDIPETEIWSEEMLKSNEAKISRAPTDLEEFIVKMLAEGFQASPDVIHQVLGVCGYDVKKSTEKLLDLSDTKKYADGGISNEVMPKVDPQRRGSTSCNQVELQDFCQSDGARTFSGSQEGGSDKTGLEKEVLEALFSGAERYEEEEKKLTRRFGERRARVTGRPVFKPLEEPFQERVVAMKRSSHTSKEDEDDENEFKAHRKAVHEYWNQMKEYYGAAAEAFFKGEPERARRLVEKGHFFGQKAREADDKSVAKMIEVKEDDGSTCKEDEVVTVNVNEHQAKEALRLLKRQLIYFSGISSFKYLRVTLGDKNEDFKSKRKHIVKLLEGESIGWTEEDNGLVMMIRVDEIDPKKLTFAKK
- the LOC104745844 gene encoding putative nuclear RNA export factor SDE5 isoform X2, producing MSMVASSSHSDPDSRSFQVLLEAFSSRFSLDDITTAYYQASQNVNVAGEILFAMTEKTPQSDQVEIEKATSKPTQVYVPKEIRRQEDSKAKIWRPKKTSVSGGTVSSFIGKEYARTRPISNAPRETTKPMKIDSRDIPETEIWSEEMLKSNEAKISRAPTDLEEFIVKMLAEGFQASPDVIHQVLGVCGYDVKKSTEKLLDLSDTKKYADGGISNEMPKVDPQRRGSTSCNQVELQDFCQSDGARTFSGSQEGGSDKTGLEKEVLEALFSGAERYEEEEKKLTRRFGERRARVTGRPVFKPLEEPFQERVVAMKRSSHTSKEDEDDENEFKAHRKAVHEYWNQMKEYYGAAAEAFFKGEPERARRLVEKGHFFGQKAREADDKSVAKMIEVKEDDGSTCKEDEVVTVNVNEHQAKEALRLLKRQLIYFSGISSFKYLRVTLGDKNEDFKSKRKHIVKLLEGESIGWTEEDNGLVMMIRVDEIDPKKLTFAKK